The sequence aaaggagaTCTCATCCTTATTAGCAATCACTCCCCATTCTTCTCCCCAagtttcccccctcccccctcctcctcctcccccctctcctccacacactaatctattttctgtctcaatGCATTTGCCTGtgctggacatttcatataaatggaatcatacacaaTGTGGCCTtttgtctggcttccttcactcagCATAGAGTTTTCCAGTTTTATCCAAGTTGTAGTATGTGTCGgggcttcattccttttttatggctgtgtaatattctattgtatggatggaccacattgtgtttacccattcatcctttgatggaCATTGGATTGTTTCCTCCCTTTGGTGATTGTGACtagtgttgctatgaacatgtgtgaactgtgattttttttgagtccctgttttcatttattttgggtatataccagaggggaattgctgggtcatatagtctTTCTATATTTAACTTACTGAAAAAccgccagactgttttccacagtggctgcactattttacattcccaccagcagtgcagtagggttccaatttcttcatttcCCCACCAAGacttgttattttgtattttttttatagccATCCTACtggatgtgaggtggtatctcattgcagtttggatttgcatttccctaatggcttcTGATGGTGCGTATCTTTGCACggacttgttggccatttgtgtatcttctttggagagatgtctgttcacgtcctttgcttatttttgaatccagttgtttgtcttgtttactGGAAGCACTTTGCGTCTCCCTCATTGAAGCATGTGTAATTTCCCCTGCTGTCAGAGGCCCCCTGCTGGGCGCTGCTCTAATACAACAGGATGTCTAAGTGTCCACCAACATGTCCCCTTAGTGTCCAGGACTTCACCCAGCACACAGTAGAccctcaataaatgcttgctgcatcgatgaatgaatgaataaattgccTTGTACTCCTGCTCTGGAATTCTTGCAAAGTGTTAAATATCAAACCTGAAAATGGTTTCACAGGTAGCACATTCGTGATAGATCCAGAATAGGAGTGAATGAGTCCACATACATGGCCTCCTACAATCAGGGCCCTGTCTTAATGCACTCAGGCCTGAAAGACAGCATAGTCATCACCTGGGCTTTACAGATggaaagctgaggcacagagaggtaggCTGACTCACTAATCACACAGCTTAGCACAGGCAGGGTGCTATTTGAACCCAGCAGCCTGGCTCCAATCCACTGCTCAAAACAACTTCACAAACACACTAGTTTTGAATTTCCAGgtctcttttctgattttggCGTCTTTTTTTATAGGTTACAAATGTTTTGGGTCTTCTGGAAGGAGTTTGAAAATGCTGAACCCTCAGCCagtgctttataaataaaatgactcTGGGGAGGCAGTGGGGGGGTGAATCTCCAGCTCCAGGCAGCCTCCGCCTTTGCTGTGTAGCTTTGTGCAAGTCCTTTAATCTCTCTGGGCTTCCTCGTCTGTAATGAaaatcagttcattcattcattcctacattcattcctttattcaacaTGCTTTGACACAACACACCCAGCCCTTTTCTTCAGCACCAAAGTTAGAAtgaattttccatattttacagGTAGGAAAAGTCCCAAATTGGGGTAGCTGGGGCTCAGCGACTCATTTGGAACAAACTCCCTGCTCTGTTCCGTGTGTTGGAGCTACACAGATGTAAGACAGTTGcctttattcatttgaaatgcaTTGGCCGGGAGCCCTCCCTGTATCCGTTTCCAGGCTTTGGGGATCCAGTGGTGACTAAGGCAGGCCCAGCTTGCCCTTCTGGATGGGGCTCATGGCCTGGTAGGGAGGTGGAAACACATGCTAAACCAGAAAAGTAAAGGGACAAGTCCATACAACGGACAAAGCTTTATAGTGCTGTGTTAGATTTCATCATTATTTGCTGGGGACttaggtgggggggggggtcacataTACTAAGACCTGGCCCTTCCCTTAGGCTGTGGGTGACTTTCTAGTCTGGCTTCAAGTTGAAAAGTTAACCGGGCGAGTGCGTACACTCTGTGGGAGACATTCTGAGGGTGAGTTCATCTGCCTTGGCCAGGGGCCAAATTGTCCCTTCCTTACTATAGCTCGCACAGataggggtggggatggggggttATGACTCCTGTTTACTGGGGAGAATGAGACCCTAAGAGGGCCAACGACTTGCCCACATCGCACAGTCTGACTCCATAGGGAGTGGACTTCCTGCCTCACTACGCAGGTGCAGAGGGCTGGCCACTGTGTGCCGGCAAGAACAATAGTAAAGATATTGAGGGGTAGCCTGTCCTGTGGTTTGCTCAGAAAGGATGTTTTAAGACTTTATTCTAAAAGCTGGAGGTGAGCCTGTGACCTAGTATTAGGTACACTGAATTTAAGAGCCATTATCATACAAGGTCCAATGCAGAGGTGGGCCTACTGAAGTCCACAAAAGGAACACCGTGGCTGGAACCTGAAACAGATGGCATCACTGACATGATCCTCAATGTCCTCACCTGGAGATTGGGGTTAGGGGTAAGCATGAAATGAGGCCCTTGTCCAGTCCCCAGCCTTCCCAGGCCCCAGGAGCATAACCTCATCTTTGCTGGAGATTGAGCAAGGGGGGGGGGGgcttatattatttacatatttggcTCCGCCCCCAGGACACGCTTCAAGGTGTGGCGGCCAGGCaacccaagaagcaaacagaagagGTTCATGGCTAGGAGAGAACTACAGCTCTGGCTTCTTGGCTGACCTGCTAGGTAGGACTTGGCCTTAGAGTCATTttccagaagaaagaaaggaggcttAGAGAGGGGCGGTGACTGGTAGGGGAGAACTGTCACACATCTGGGAAGTGGTTCGGGACTGGAGGTTTTGATTTCTCAATTCTTCTGTCCTCTCCGGAAATATCCCGGGTTCACCGGAGACAGAGATTCCTGCTCCTCGCCGCCCCGGACCCCAGCATACATGGCATGTCTCCAAATATTGAAATGCATcccatataaattataaatctgTTGTTAAAGGATTGTTATAATTTTGCATGTGAAATATGTGGGCAACTCATTTAACGTACCATGGGCTGAGAGTTCTCAGACAGATTATtcgattttatttgcattttcccattTTGGAACCATTAACCATTCCACCTTCCCCAGGTCTTAAAAATATTCTTGGGGCCTCCTGCCGGAAGGCTACACGCCGCTGGAGGACCGGAACAAGCCCTGGGCCCGCTTCCTGCtggggggggtgtggggacagagccccagaaagcagtttccaggctctcggcctcacatagaaaggtgctggctcaggtagtaaatggccatcgactgtgatcaaatggccagcagctgtggctagttggccgtcagctgtaaccagtgagccattagccatgaatataactgccgtggctgggctagcaaaggaagaaaaatgggggctagcaagcagatggtggctgagcctgcaagcggcgcagggAAGGTctagaattgtgtggctcctggttcctgtgtctccaacccagctgccagtgacagtatagtagtatgactcccctacctatggctccgtgggtgttcctttttggcctcaccatgtcctgcgttcttgtgtggggagtgggaccagagaccccgccggacaccccacatgacacttggcgtagtcgccaggatcccctgcactacagggGGGTTGTCTCATAGGGAGACCTCCGCCACCCGCACCGCCGTAGGGTCCCACGCTACCCCAGGTCCCGCCCTGCTTTTCCCCGGGATCTCATCACAGCCCCATCGCCTCCTGGGGCGTGGACCTCAAGAAGATTCTCCCTATTCGCTACCTCTCCGCCTTACCCTGCTTCCGGGGAACTCAGAACAGTCCCCTGCCCCCTGCTGTGGCCTAGTGCTGGGGCCCCACTCTCCTGGCCGAAACTCAGAATGGTCCCCTTCCCTTGCCCGGCTCCCTTCCCTCCAACCCAGTTGGAGTTCAACACTGACTTCCCTTCTCCCGCCAGCTTTCCACCTTGGGGGGACTCAAAGCAGCCCCCGACCCGCCCACCAGCGAGGTGGGGAGGGCACATCGTAGATCCGCCCCCGGTCCGTCGGTTCTCTCTCGTCTGATCACGCCGGCCCTCCAGTGTCACCGTCGAGAGTTTGATTTTGTTCTCAGTATGAGGGGAAAACCAGGGGTCAAAACGGCCCCCTCACCCGCCTCCTCCTCGGGTGTATCATCCCAGAATCCCCACCCCCGGGGTCAGAACAGCCTCCCCACCCCGCTTTCCGCCCCGGGGCCACCCCCTTCCCGCGAGCCGCGTGTCCCTGGCGCCGCCGCGTCCACGCGGTACTTGCGGCGGCGCAGCGGCTCAGTGAGGCTGCGCGGTGCGGGGTCGTCCAGGTCCTCCGGCTGCAGGAAGCTGCGGTCTAGCACCTCGGCCCCCTCCAGCCAGTTGGCGAAGCAGGTGTGGCCCAGGCGCTGTATCTCATCAGTCGCGTCGCGAGTGAGCACGTCGCCGCCCGGCTTGAGTACCACCACCGCCGGCAGGCGCTGCACGGAGAACCGGCGTCTGAGGTCCCTGCGAGAAGGGGGGTCAGTGATTCCAAGCCGGGGAGCCCCATATCCTTTCTCCTAGTACTTACTCAATGCCTTCTGTGTGCACTGCCTGGGCCGGGCGCTGGGGACGCCCGGGGACAAGGACAGGCTGGGCCACACTTGCCTCTGCGCTGTGCCTCCAACACCCTAGGTttgctcccacctcagggccgCTGCATTGGCcgtgccctctgcctggagcgTCTCCATAGACCTATGCCGGTTGAGACCCAGCCTCAAATCCAAacacctccttttccctctgctgtGCAAGCGCCTCTTAGCATCCACCACATTGCATAATTTATTTCTcctgtttgttatttttctcccacAGTGGAATGTAGCTTCTCTAGGGCATGGATTTCTGTCTCCATTCACTGGTGTCCCCAGTGCCTGAAACAATGCagggcacagagtaggtactcagGAAATGTAtatgggatgaatgaatgaatgaatgaatactgttAAATGCCATAAAGAAATATTCATCTGGGTGAGGGACTTGTAGACAGGGAGGGCCTCTCCAAGGAGGTGACCTTTGAGCTGAGGGCtgcagaaggaggagggggaggattgggggaggggtgtcccaggcagagggcacagcccatgcaaaggccctgaggtgggacgGAGGTTGGAATGCAGCCTGGATCACATGGGCCCTCCAGGGTCATGGTTgagagtttggattttgttctcAGTATGAGGGGAAATCCAGTGAGAAACCATCCACAGCCCCAGGAAACCCCGAACCAAACTCCCTATCTAAGGCCAGAAGCACACACAGGCATCATGCAGTAAAGGGGGCTAGACTGGGCCCATCGCCCACAGTTCTTAATTTTCGCCCACTGTGTTCTTGGGTGGCCCTTTTCCAGGCCTCCACACAAAGAACACATGGTACTTGCAAAATACCACAGGAGTAGGTTGCCTGACTTAGCAAATAGAAATACAGGACATTCAGTTAAATCtgaaagcaaatatggcaaaatgttaacaatggctGTGGATTTTCTTGTGTACTTCTTCCAACGTTTTGgtatctttgaaaattttcataatcaaACGTTAGggtttaaaaagaatgaaagtctTACTGCAGAAAAggggaaagttttaaaatagccACAAACTAAAACACCGCTGCTCATTGTAAAGTTTGAATTCAACcacctctctctgctccagcacCCTCCATGGCTCCCAGCTACTCTGAGGATCGCATCCACACTCGTTAAGGTGGCATTTGGGGCACTGCTACACGTGGTGCCTGCAGACTTCTCACACCTGAAATTACTTGCAGTTCCCTGAATTGGCTGTTCTTTCTCTGACAGCCTCCGAGCCTTTAtactgtgccctctgcctggataCCCCCCTTTCCTCATGCTTTACTCTCCCATTCTCCCTGTCCTTAGGGGTCTCTCTTTAAAGCTACTTCTTCGGTGAGGACCCCCTGACCCCCAATCTCAGCAAGGTCTCCTATGGCATCCTCCCTTTGTCCTCTGAAACACTACTGTACTTTGCTATTATATATTTGAGTCTTTGTTTCACTCTTGTCCCCTTACTACCTTGTAAGCTCCCCAGAGACTGGATGGATACGGGCATGTGCACCCTCCTGTGTATCCCCCTGTTCTCCGTACACGGATTGGCATACAGGGGCTGCTCATCAACTCTAGATGGAGCAGATGTATCAACAAACTAATACTTCACTCTCAGCAGAAAcagcccctcctccaggaagccctccctgacctcccctcccacctcacctCCTCAGGTCATCGTCAAAGGGCAGGAAGAGCCACTTATTGGGCATGTCTCTGAGGAATAGGTCCTGCTGCTCCTCCGTGGGGTCCTGGGACACATACACCAGGGCCAGCTGGGCTGCCCGAAGCACATAGAACTCATCTGTGAGCCGCACAAAGAAGTCCCTGAGGACAGGTGCGAAGGCCTGGCACTGTGGGCATGTCCCGGCGCCGAAGAACAGCAGCACCAGCCGGTTGTCCAACCTGCGGCTGAGCTCCACCTCTGTGTCCAGCTCATCCTGGTCACTGTTGTTTCGGATCAGGATGTGGCCGGAGAACAGGAAGGACATGACAccctggctggggctgggacagGATGGAGGGAccttgtgtggccttgggcctgCTGGCTGGCTGCTGTCCCAGGATTAGGAATCTTAAAGAGGCCAGTTTAGTACCTCACTAATCTGCTTAAAACACCACCTGCTTCTGACCTAATTCTTCAGGTGCTCCCCTACAGGGGGCAGCAGCCCATGAGCCTCTGCTCAGGGGACAGCAGCAAATGCACAGGATTGCAAAAGAAATCCGTCAGACAGACATAcgagtttgaaaatattttattatgtgatGTAAAAATATACACTTCTTTGTGAACACATTAAGTAACCCTGATTCACGAGAGCTCTACTAATTACTGTAATTTCTGAGTTGGGATGCGTGTAAGTAGTGTTTTGAGGTGTCTGCCATTACCAGGATGTGATACGAAATTATCTTCAGTTTCCACGGATGACAAATTCACAGGGCTGGCAGATGCCTGCTTTGGCAGGATGTGAGAGGACATGCTAAATTCCAGTGagaagttaatgaaaataaagttgattttttttccccttgaattcTGTCTGGACAGCCCACCTTAAGATCCCGTGGTGTACAGGGTGAAAATCAGGGCTACAGTATTTTGCAACCCTTCCATCAAGAAATGGAAACGAGTTTTCCTCTCTTTGAATCCAGGCTActttgtgatttgctttgacTAACAGAATGTGGCAGAGGGTGTGAGTTTACAGGATAAGTCTTATCTGGCCTCCCACTGTCATTTGTAATATTGCCTCAAGATGGGCCTGCCCCAAGTAAGGAAGCCAATGTAGCCCAGGGCTTGGCAagccttttctgtaaagggccgtGTAGTAAATATTTCGGGCTTTGTATGCCATGTGGTCTCTATTGCAACTTTAAATTCTGGCACTGTCGTGCAAAGCAGCtctagacaatatgtaaatgaatttatatgtctgggttccaataaaatgctatttatagATGCTGAAATTTGAACTTCATggaattttcatgtgtcatgaaatattaGTCTTTTGACTTTGTATAAccattcaaaaatgtaaaaaccattcttagctcatggtgAGCCAGATTTTGCCTGAGCTGCAATTTGCAGACTCCTAATCTATTGGATGAAAGGCCACATGGAGAACATCCAGCATCACCTGCCACACATGTCatcctccagcccagccacctgcAGAATGTCACAGAGTGACTGAGTTGGGTGAGACCAGCAGAGGAACCGACCGTCCAGGCAACCCATGGGATCCTGAGAAATAGTTGATTGCTGTTGTatgaagccactaagtttggggtaatttgttacacagcagtaccGAACCAGAACACCTGGTCTAGAGGATTTTTCAGGGCTTAGGAAAATGTGGGAGACTCTGAAAGGAACTTGGTATTGGctttaaatgataaaaagaaaacagcaaaatccTCATTACTAAGAGTTTAATGCACATTGCCAAGGCTCCATTCCAGAGGTATCCCTGTTTCACTCCATTTAGAAACAATTCCCTGGACAGATTTTCCTCACTTTAGCAGTACTCTGGGAAGTCTAGCCTGTTGTAAATTCAAGAGGTCACTGAGAGCAAAATCATCCCAACAGTGGAGACCTCTTCTACGATGTTGATGAGATGCTGGGGTGCCAGTGATGTCCTCAGAACAGTTCTACAAGGTCCATGCGATTTTaccctattttacaggtgaagcaCAGCCTGGGAGAAGCTGACTCATGTAGCCAAATCAACTAGTGTGAATGATGTGTCGGGCTGTCAGCCAACTCCAATTTGACTTAGGCTGTCATCTACCCCAGCATTTTCAAACTGCAGTGCCCTTgccatttggggccagatcattcTTTGTGTGGGGGCTGTCTAGTACATTGTTTAGCAGCACCCATGGCCTCAATGCACTAGATGCTAGTAACTTACTCTCCTCTTCCCCAGTTGTGATaattaaaatgtcttcaaaaatTATCAAGTGTCCCCAGGGGACAGTCACCTGCTCTAACCCTTTATCCagctgtagtgggttgaatggtggcccccaaaGAGATATGACCACATCCTAACCCACAGGACTTGTGActtgactttatttggaaaaggggtctttgaagatgtaattaaattaaggatctcaagatgagatcatcccgGATTATCTAGATAGGTACTAAATTcagtgacaagtgtccttataagagacagagaggagggggcggcctggtggttcaggcagttggagctccatgctcctaactccgaaggctgccagttcgattcccacatgggccagtgggctctca comes from Rhinolophus ferrumequinum isolate MPI-CBG mRhiFer1 chromosome 18, mRhiFer1_v1.p, whole genome shotgun sequence and encodes:
- the NXNL1 gene encoding nucleoredoxin-like protein 1, which codes for MSFLFSGHILIRNNSDQDELDTEVELSRRLDNRLVLLFFGAGTCPQCQAFAPVLRDFFVRLTDEFYVLRAAQLALVYVSQDPTEEQQDLFLRDMPNKWLFLPFDDDLRRDLRRRFSVQRLPAVVVLKPGGDVLTRDATDEIQRLGHTCFANWLEGAEVLDRSFLQPEDLDDPAPRSLTEPLRRRKYRVDAAAPGTRGSREGGGPGAESGVGRLF